The sequence GGTGACGCGAATCCGAATCCGATGGTTGCGGTACCTAACTGTGCCGCCGTCAAGGTATTGATCACCGATTACCGTCACGACAATGCGACCGTCGAGTGTCGAGAAGCCCCCAACCCAAACATCGGCGCTCATCTGGCATCACCCGGCCGTGTCGTCTCCCGCTTGTCCATCGCGCCACGACGGCGACGGGCGCGGGCGGACTTGTAGGCCAGCTCGGCAAAATACGCCTTGCGCAGACTCTCTGCCCGCACCGGATCTCCGCCGGCCTCGGTGAGGAATCGTTGCTCGAATGCCCTGCGGGCCGGTGCCGTGCGGGCGGTGCGGTCGATGGTGCGCGCCCAGCTCAAATGTGCTCGATGCTTGGCGCGAAGAGAATTTTCAGCGGTTGTCATTGAGTCTCCCGTTTCAGGCAGGTTTCGCACGACGGCCGAAGCCGTCGCGGGGTCACAAGGCGCCTGATTACGGGAGATGCTGTGCGCGCCTTAGCGGGCGGGTGCCCGCTCCGATGCTTACTTTATCGCGTCGATGCGCTGTGCCAGCCCTCGAAAAGTATCAAAAATGACAATCGCCGTGACGTCGGTCACAGGTCGCCGAGCCCGAGTTTGCGGGCCTCTGCGATTGAGCGTTCGGACGCCGACGCCGATGTGTAGCGGTCCAGCATGGCGCGGTCCGACCAGCCAGCCACAGCCATCAGGCCCGCCTCCGAACCACCCGCACGTAACCAACGGGTCGCGGCGGTGTGGCGAAGAAGGTGCAAATGAAAGTTGTTAATACCAGCGGCCTTGGCACGCTTGCCCAGTGTCAACCGCATCCCGTAATAGGCGAACGTGGTGCCCCGTGCGCCGACCCACAGCGGCCCGTCATCGGGTACGCCTTGCCGCCTGCGCATCCGTAGGTAACGGTCGATAGCAGCGGCGCACTGACTACTGAACGGGACCACACGGCCTTTGCCGCCCTTGCCCTTGCGGATGACTGCCGTCATCGCGGCGAGGTTCACATCGGCCGTGTCCAGCGCCAGCGCTTCACCCGCGCGTACGCCGGTTTCCACCAGCAGACGCACCAGCGCTTCGTCCCTGCGATCAACGAACGCCTTACCTTGGCAGGCGCGGATCATGGCGCGCACCTGGTCGTCGGTCAGCGCTTCGGTGACCTTCGTATTCAACTTCGGCGGTGGAAGATCCTTGATGAAGTTCTCATCAATCTCGCCCTCGTCGGCGAGCCATTTGGAGAACATCTTGAGGGCGTGCTGGCGCGCCTTGGCGGTAGTTGGTTCGGCCCCACTAGCCAGCATGTCGGCTACGAACCTCGTCACTGTCGGCTTGTCCAGCGTGGGCGTCGTGCCGGTGTCCTGGCACCACTTTTGGAAGCTCCGCACCCCGCGGGTGTACGTTTCGACTGTGCCTTTCGACTTGTTCGCCGACACCAGCGCCAGTTGCCAACTGGGCAGCAGATCCAGCAAAGATGCACCCATACCGTTTATTGTGACATGGAGCGGTGTGCAAGGGAAAGTTTCATTGATTTTACGCCAAAACCGCTGGTAGCGTCACTGACCAGCCAGGGTATCCTACTCAAAGAAATCTGGATATTCGTGGACCTCATTCCGCCGCGGCTCAAAGAACCGGCGTACCGGATCTATGAGATGCGGTTGCGCCATGAGCTGGCGCAGTCCAAATCCCAACTGCCCCGGCATATCGCGGTGCTCTGCGACGGCAACCGCAGATGGGCACGTGATGCTGGTCACGATGACGTCAGCTACGGCTACCGGATGGGTGCCCGCAAGATCGCCGAGATGCTGCGCTGGTGCCAGGAGACCGGCATCGAGATGGCCACCGTGTACCTGCTGTCCACGGAGAACCTACAGCGTGACCCCGACGAGCTGTCATCGCTGATCGAGATCATCACCGACGTCGTCGAGGAGATCTGCGCGGCCGACAACCGGTGGACCGTGCGCACCGTGGGGGACCTGGAACTGATCGGCGAGGAGCCGGCCCGGCGGCTGCGCGACGCCGTGGAGTCCACGCAAGCCGGTGGGCCGTTCCACGTCAACCTGGCCGTCGGCTACGGCGGCCGCCAGGAGATCGTCGACGCGGTGCGTCAACTGCTCAGCAAGGCGCTGGTCAACGGCGCCAGCGGCGAGCAACTGGTCGAGGCCGTCACCATCGACGCGATCTCGGAAAACCTCTACACCTCCGGGCAACCCGACCCCGACCTGGTCATCCGCACATCGGGGGAGCAGCGGCTGTCGGGGTTCTTGTTGTGGCAGAGCGCCTACTCGGAGATGTGGTTCACCGAGGCGTATTGGCCGGCGTTTCGGCGGGTGGACTTTCTGCGGGCGCTGCGTGATTACACCGCGCGCCACCGCCGTTACGGCATGTGAGGGAAACTGGAGCCATGGCTGCGCTGTCGGCGGTGGTCTTCGCGCTCAGCTGGTGGTTGGGGCTGTATCTGCTTGCCCGCGATCCGCGCAAACCGGTTCTGGTGCTCGCCGCGCTCGGCCTGACGAGTTTTGCCGTGGTGGTGGCGCTGGACGCGGTGCGGGTGGTCGCCGGTTCGGACACGCTGAGCCGCATCGAGATCTATCTCGTCGCGGTGCCGGGCATCGCGTGGTTCGCGGTGCTGCTGGAAATGTCGCGGCCGCGGGAAACGTGGCGCAGCCGCGCCGGTGAGATCGCGCTGGTGGCCGCGGTGGCCGCGGTGGCGTTCGTCGGCGCGGCGATGGTGGGCAGCGTCGACGGCCCGCTGCGCGCGGGGCACTGGGTGATGTTCGCCGCGATCTCGGTGTCCGCGCTGGGCGCGATGGTCCACTGGGTGCTGCGGCGGTCACAGCCCGGGCCGGTGGTGGGCTTCGTCGTCATCGCGACGCTGTTCTTCGCGCTCGGCAACGCGATCCTTATCATTCCGCTGGGCCTGGTGCCGAGCTGGTTGGCGTTGGCAGGCACCGGTTTTGACGTGGCGCTGTTGGGGGTGGCGGTCGCGATCGGCGATGCGTTCGACGAGGGTCAGGCGTTGCGTGCCGACATGTTGCGCTCCTTCGCGGCGACGGCGGTGGTGGCGGTGCTGTTCGGCGGGCAGGCGCTGATCGGGTTGGCGGTGACCGGCTACGACACCGCGTTGACGGTGCTGCTGTTCACCAGCGTGGGCATCGCGATCGCGATCAACGTGCTCGCCGACCCGCTGGCCGGTCTGCTGGACCGGCTGGCGTTCTCGCGCTCGCCGACGCTGCGCGCCGACCGTGCCGCCCTGCGCGATGCCGAAGCCGCGCTGCCGCGCCGCTCCACCAACCCGCTCGACGACGTCGACGACGAGACCTTCGTGCGGCTCACCCGCCGCGCGCTCGGCCACTACGGCGACCTGTCCAAGCTGGTGGCCAGCCCGCTGACCGCGCTGCCGATCATCGACGAGCGGCTCGCCGCCCGCGGCGCACCCGACCAGCCGCTGGAGCGAGCCAACGAACTCAAGGCGCTGCTGGCCGACCGCATTGCCCGGCTCAAGCCGCGCGACGGTGGCGACTTCGGCACCACCGAGCAATGGCGTTACTACAACTCGCTGTACTTCCCGTACGTGGTGGGGGTGCGGGCGTACGCGCAGAACGCCACCGCGTCCGGGCTGGATCCGGTGGCGCGCCAGGCGTGGCAGTGGTTCGTCACCGAGGTGCCGCAGCGCTCGCTGCACAACTGGCAGAACGCCGCGGCCCGGCTGATCGCCGCCGATCTGCGCGGCAGCCTGGTGGTCGCCCGAGACTAGGCGGTGCCGCTGACCTGCGGTTGGCAGTGGTTGGCAGCGTGTGGTGTCGATCTGGCAGCACCGCGACAGCAGCATCGGTGTCATGACCGCAATCGCCACCCGCCCGGTCCGGGATACGACCGGGGATGCCCTGTTACGTGTCGCGCTGCGCGCCGACGCCACCCTCTGTGGTGCGCTCGGCCTGCTCGTCGTGATGGCCTCCGAGCCGCTCTCGGAGCTGTCCGGATTGTCGGCCACCGCCGAATGGCTCGGCGGCACCGCGCTGGTCGGCTACGGGCTGCTGCTGTTCGTGCTCGCCGGTCTGCCCGACGTCCGCCCCGTCGGGATCGGCGTGCTGGGCGCCAACATCGCGTTCGCGGTGTCGGTGGCCGTCGTGCTCGTCGCAGGCTGGCTGCCGCTGACCGAGTTCGGCGTCGCGGCCACGATCGCGTTCACCGTCGTCACCGTGGCTTTCGCCTACGGCCAGTACCTCGGGGTGCGTCGCCTCGGCGCGCCTCCTTCATGACTGGTCCGGAGCCGCCGTCGTCAGAGGTTGCGGCGTCGGCTCCGGAACGGTCCCATCCACCCCCACAGAAAGGAACAGTTCGATGGCCGCTGTCACCACACCGAAACTCAACGAGTCCACCGACTCGCTGCTGCGCTTCGCCATGCGCGCCGACGGGATACTCACCGGCCTTGCCGGTATCGCGGCGCTTCCGCTCGCCCGCCGGCTCGCCGACATCTCCGGCACCACAACCGCATTCGAGTACGCGATGGGCGCGTTCTTCATCGCCTACGGGGTGTTGGTGCTCGGGCTCGCGGCGCTGCCGTCGGTGCGCGCCGCCGGCATGGCGGTGATCATCGCCAATGTGGTCTACACGGTCGCCGCGGTGGTGTTCGTCCTGGCCGGCGTGTTCCCGCTGACCACGATCGGGGTGGTGCTGACGCTGGCCACCGGCGCCTACACGCTGGTGTTCGCCGAACTGCAGTACCAGGGCTGGCGCCGCATCGGGTAGTTCTTTTCGCCGAGCAGACGTGAAAACCCCCAAAAAGTACCACTTTTGGGGGTTTTCACGTCTGCTCGCGCCGGCGTGGGAATGCTACAGCTTGCGCAGCCGCAGCCGGTTGATCGAATGGTCGGCGTCCTTGCGCAACACCAGCGTGGCCCGCGGCCGGCTCGGCAGGATGTTCTCGATCAGGTTGGGCCGGTTGATGGAATGCCAGATGTCGCGGGCGGCGAACACGGCCTGGTCGTCGGTCAGCGTCGCGTAATGGTGGAAGTGCGAGGCGGGGTTGGCGAACGCCGTCGAGCGCAGGCCGAGAAACCTGTTGATGTACCACTGTTCGATGTCCTCGATGCGGGCGTCGACGTACACCGAGAAGTCGAACAGGTCCGACACCATCAGCGTCGGCCCGGTCTGCAACACGTTCAGCCCCTCCAAAATGAGGATGTCAGGATGGCGAACCACCTGCTTCTCGCCCGGCACGATGTCGTACAGCAGGTGTGAGTAGACCGGCGCGCACACCTCGTCGGCGCCCGACTTCACCGAGGTGACGAACCGCATCAACGCTCGGCGATCGTAGCTTTCCGGAAACCCTTTGCGGCCCATGAGGTTTCGACGGACCAGCTCGGCGTTGGGGTAGAGGAACCCGTCGGTGGTGACCAGGTCGACCCGCGGGTGGTGTTCCCAGCGGGCCAGAAGTGCCTGCAGCACACGGGCGGTGGTGGACTTGCCGACGGCGACGCTGCCCGCCACGCCGATGATGAACGGCACCGGGCGGTCCGGGTTCTGCTGCGGCTCACCGAGGAACTCCGCGGTGGCCTCGAACAACCGCTGCCTGGCGGCGACCTGCAGATGGATCAACCGCGCGAGCGGCAGGTAGACCTCCTCGACCTCGAGCAGGTCGATCTTCTCGCCGAGGCCCCGCAGTTTCTGCAGTTCTTCCTCGGTGAGCTTCAACGGCGTCGACATGCGCAACGCACGCCACTGACTTCTATCGAACTCCACGTAAGGGCTGGGTTCGCTCAGCCGCGCCATGCGCCCAGTGTTGCATTTAACGTTGAGGCCATGGGCGCCAGCACCTCATTTTCGATCGTCCGGGAGTACCTGCTGCTCGGTTTGCGCTTCGACCGCGTGGAAGAGGGATACGTCGACGCGTTCACCGGCGACCCCGAGTTGCGCCGCGTCGTGGCGGCCGAACCGCAGCCCGACCCGGTTGAGCTGGCCCGCCAGGCCGAGCGGCTGCTGGCCAAACTGCCTGCTGGGTTGGAACCGGCCCGTGCCGATTTCGTCGCCGCCCACCTGCGCGCGCTCGCCTGCGCCGGACGCAAGTTGGCCGGCGAGGACGTCGGGTTCGTCGACGAGGTCGAGGCCTATTTCGACGTGCGCATCAGCAAGGGCGACCCGGAGCGCTATCGGCAGGCGCACCGGCAGCTCGATGAGGCGCTGGGCGGCGACGGGCCGCTTGCCGACCGGATGCAGGCCTACCGCGCCGGCGAGGAGATCCCGCCCGAGCGCCTCGAGGAGTGCATACACGCGTTCTCCAGCGCACTTCGTGATCGCGTGCGCGCCGAGTATCCGCTGCCAGAGACCGAGACCATCACGTACGAGGTGGTGACCGACAAGCCGTGGTCGGGGTTCAACTACTACCTGGGCGACTACCGCTCCACCGTCGCCGTCAACGCCGACCTCAAGCAGCAGATGTCCAACCTGCCCCGGCTGGTCGCGCACGAGTCCTATCCCGGCCACCACACCGAGCACTGCCGCAAGGAGGCCGGCCTGGTCGAGGGCAAGGACCAGCAGGAACAGACGATCTTCCTCGTCAACACCCCGCAGTGCCTGATGGCCGAGGGCCTGGCCGACCTGGCGCTTTACGCGGTGGTCGGGCCGGACTGGGGACCGTGGGCCGCCGAGATCTACGCCGACCTGGGGTTGCGGTTCGACGGCGAGCGCGCGCAGGCGGTGACGGATGCGACGGCCGCGCTGGCTGACGTGCGCCAGGACGCGGCGTTGATGCTGCACGACGAACACCGCGACGTCGACGACGTCGTCGAGTTCCTCGAGCAATGGCTGCTGGTCGACGACGACCGGGCCCGCCAGATGCTGCGGTTCTTGTCGTCGCCGCTGTGGCGGGCCTACACCAGCACGTACGTCGAGGGTTACCGGTTGCTGCGCGGCTGGCTCGACGACCGCCCGGCCGGCGTCGGGCTGACCGAGCGGTTCGCCAGGCTGCTGGACGAACCGTTGATCCCGTCGGCGTTGCGGACCGCCTGACTTTCTCCCGCCGAACGTGGGTTACCCGCACGCCTTCGGCGCATGTGGCGTGCGTTAATCCCACACTCGGCGGCCTGAGGCGCCCGACTAGGCTGGACCCCATGACTGCAGACCCCGCGACCACCCACGGTGCTGCTCCCGGTGCGGAGTACGCCGAGACTGCCAGCCAGGCCTACCGGGCAGCGCTGCAGGTGATCGAGTCCGTCGAGCCGCGCATCGCCGCCGCGACCCGCAAAGAGCTTGCCGACCAACGAGATTCGCTCAAGCTGATCGCCAGTGAGAATTACGCGTCTCCCGCGGTGCTGCTGACGATGGGCAGCTGGCTGTCGGACAAGTACGCCGAGGGCACGATCGGGCACCGCTTCTACGCGGGTTGCCAGAACGTCGACACCGTCGAGAGCGTCGCCGCCGAGCATGCCCGCGAGCTGTTCGGCGCGCCGTATGCATACGTCCAGCCGCACTCGGGGATCGACGCGAACCTGGTCGCGTTCTGGGCCATCCTGGCCACCCGGGTCGAGGCGCCGGCCCTGGCCGAGTTCGGCGTCAAACACGTCAACGATCTGTCCGAACCGGACTGGGAGAAGCTGCGCAACAAGCTCGGTAACCAGCGGCTGCTCGGGATGTCACTGGACGCCGGTGGCCATCTCACGCACGGGTTCCGGCCGAACATCTCCGGCAAGATGTTTCACCAGCGCAGCTACGGCACCGACCCGAACACCGGCTTCCTCGACTACGGCGCCGTGGCCAAGGCCGCCCGCGAATTCAAGCCGCTGATCATCGTCGCCGGCTACTCGGCGTATCCGCGGCGGGTCAACTTCGCCACGATGCGCGAGATCGCCGACGAGGTCGGCGCGACGCTGATGGTCGACATGGCGCACTTCGCGGGCTTGGTTGCGGGCAAGGTGTTCACCGGCGACGAGGACCCGGTGCCGCACGCCCACGTCACCACCACGACGACGCATAAGTCGCTGCGCGGGCCGCGCGGCGGGATGGTGCTCGCCCAGCCGGAGTACTCCGACGCCGTCGACAAGGGCTGCCCGATGGTGCTGGGCGGCCCGCTTTCGCACGTGATGGCGGCCAAGGCCGTCGCGCTGGCCGAGGCGCGCCAACCCGCCTTCCAGGCGTACGCGCAGCGCGTCGCCGACAACGCCCAAGCCCTGGCCGACGGGTTCCTCAAGCGCGATGCGGGCCTGGTCACCGGAGGCACCGACAACCACATCGTGCTGCTCGACGTCACCTCGTTCGGCCTGACCGGTAGGCAGGCCGAGTCGGCGCTGCTCGACGCGGGCATCGTCACCAACCGCAACTCCGTGCCCGCGGACCCGAACGGGGCCTGGTACACCAGCGGGATCCGGCTGGGCACCCCCGCGCTGACCACCCGCGGATTCGGCGCCGACGACTTCGACCGGGTGGCCGAGCTCATCGTCGACGTGCTGACCAACACCACCCCGGACGGCACCTCGAAGGCCAAGTACAAGCTGGCCGACGGCACCGCCGACCGCGTGCACGCCGCCGCGGCCGAGCTGCTGAGCGCCAACCCGCTGTATCCGGGCCTGACGCTCTGAACACGCGCGACGCGACGTGCCGCGTGGGAATTTTACGATTCCCACAGACTTGAGTTACTGTAACCGCATGGCACAGAAACCTGTACCTAATGCGTTGACCGTTGAACTCGAGCCGGTCGTGCAGCAGGAGTTGCGACGCCACATCGACTCCGAAGACCTCTGGTACGCGCACGACTATGTGCCGTTCGACCAGGGCGAGAACTTCGCCTTCCTCGGCGGCAGGGACTGGGATCCCTCGCAGGTGACGCTGCCCAAACACGTCACCGACGCACTGGAAATCCTGCTGATCACCAAGGACAACTTGGCCAGCTTCCACCGTGAGTTCGTCTTCAGCTTCATCCTCGAGGAGAAGTGGGGCCGCTGGATCGGCCGGTGGACTGCCGAGGAGCACCTGCACGCGATCGCGCTGCGCAACTATCTCGTCGTCACCCGCGAGATCGATCCGGCTGCCAACGAGGACGTCCGCGTCGCGCACGTGATGAAGGGCTATCGTGCCGACACCTACAGTCAGATCGAGCGGCTGGTGTTCATGGCGTTCTCCGAGCGTGCCCACGCGGTGTACTGCCGCAACCTCGAAGCGCAGATTTCCGAGCCGGTGCTCAAGAGCCTGATGGGTCGGATCGCCAGGGACGAGGAGCGCCACGAGGAGTTCTTCGCCAACCTCGTCGCACACCTGCTCAGCACCCACCGCGACGAGACCGTCGAGGCGATCGCCAACCGCGCCGCCGAACTCCACGTCGTCGGTGCGGACATCGACGCGTTCGCCGACAAAGTCCAGCACGTCGCCGAGGTGGGCATCTTCGGTCCCGATTCACTGCGCAAGGTCATCACCGACCGGATCGCCGCGTGGGGGCTGGCCGACGAGCCGAAGCTCAAGCAGTTCGCCGCCGCGTAACCCGCGGCCACGGCGCGCCTGCCGGGCGTGGACGCCGCGACGGGAGTAGCGTCGCTAGCGATGGCTAGTGACGTGCTGTGCTATCCCGGCGGTACCGATCGTTTCTTCGACGAGAGGACCGGCCCCGGTCCTCGTGCCGCAGTGTCCACCGACGTGTTCGTGTGGGGCCGCGCGGGCTCGAGGAGCGCTACGTGACTGATTCGGTCGTGCGGACCTATGTGCTCGACACCTCTGTGCTGCTGTCCGATCCCTGGGCAACCATGCGGTTCGCCGAACACGAAGTCGTTGTCCCGCTGGTGGTCATCAGCGAACTGGAGGCCAAGCGCCATCACCACGAGCTGGGTTGGTTCGCCCGTCAGGCATTGCGGATGTTCGACGATCTGCGCCTCGAACACGGGCGGCTCGATCAGCCGATTCCCGTTGGCGCCCAAGGCGGCACGCTGCACGTCGAGCTCAATCACAGCGATCCGTCGGTGCTGCCCGCCGGTTTCCGCACCGATACCAACGACGCGCGCATCCTGACCTGCGCCGCCAACTTGGCCGCGGAAGGCAAGAAGGTCACCTTGGTCAGCAAGGACATTCCGCTGCGGGTGAAGGCCGGCGCGGTCGGGTTGTCGGCCGACGAGTACCACGCCCAGGACGTCATCACCTCCGGCTGGACGGGCATGGACGAGCTGGAAGTGACCGCCGACGACGTCGACGCGCTGTTCGCCGACGGCGAGGTCGATCTCGAAGCGGCCCGCAATCTGCCTTGCCACACCGGAATTCGGCTTCTGGGTGGCACGTCGCACGCGCTGGGCCGGGTCAACGCCGAAAAGCGGGTGCAGTTGGTGCGTGGCGACCGTGAGGCGTTCGGCCTGCGCGGCCGCTCCGCCGAGCAGCGGGTGGCGCTGGACCTGCTGCTCGACGAGTCGATCGGCATCGTCTCGCTCGGCGGCAAGGCGGGCACCGGTAAGTCCGCGCTGGCGCTGTGCGCCGGGCTGGAGGCGGTGCTGGAGCGTCGCACCCACCGCAAGGTGGTGGTGTTCCGGCCGCTGTACGCGGTCGGCGGGCAGGATCTCGGCTATCTGCCCGGCAGCGAGAGCGAGAAGATGGGTCCCTGGGCGCAGGCCGTCTTCGACACCCTCGAGGGACTGGCCAGTCCCGCGGTGCTCGACGAGGTGCTGGCGCGCGGCATGCTCGAGGTGCTGCCGCTGACCCACATCCGGGGCCGCTCACTGCACGACTCGTTCGTCATCGTCGACGAGGCGCAGTCGCTGGAGCGCAAC comes from Mycolicibacterium pulveris and encodes:
- a CDS encoding tyrosine-type recombinase/integrase, which codes for MGASLLDLLPSWQLALVSANKSKGTVETYTRGVRSFQKWCQDTGTTPTLDKPTVTRFVADMLASGAEPTTAKARQHALKMFSKWLADEGEIDENFIKDLPPPKLNTKVTEALTDDQVRAMIRACQGKAFVDRRDEALVRLLVETGVRAGEALALDTADVNLAAMTAVIRKGKGGKGRVVPFSSQCAAAIDRYLRMRRRQGVPDDGPLWVGARGTTFAYYGMRLTLGKRAKAAGINNFHLHLLRHTAATRWLRAGGSEAGLMAVAGWSDRAMLDRYTSASASERSIAEARKLGLGDL
- a CDS encoding (2Z,6E)-farnesyl diphosphate synthase; amino-acid sequence: MDLIPPRLKEPAYRIYEMRLRHELAQSKSQLPRHIAVLCDGNRRWARDAGHDDVSYGYRMGARKIAEMLRWCQETGIEMATVYLLSTENLQRDPDELSSLIEIITDVVEEICAADNRWTVRTVGDLELIGEEPARRLRDAVESTQAGGPFHVNLAVGYGGRQEIVDAVRQLLSKALVNGASGEQLVEAVTIDAISENLYTSGQPDPDLVIRTSGEQRLSGFLLWQSAYSEMWFTEAYWPAFRRVDFLRALRDYTARHRRYGM
- the coaA gene encoding type I pantothenate kinase translates to MARLSEPSPYVEFDRSQWRALRMSTPLKLTEEELQKLRGLGEKIDLLEVEEVYLPLARLIHLQVAARQRLFEATAEFLGEPQQNPDRPVPFIIGVAGSVAVGKSTTARVLQALLARWEHHPRVDLVTTDGFLYPNAELVRRNLMGRKGFPESYDRRALMRFVTSVKSGADEVCAPVYSHLLYDIVPGEKQVVRHPDILILEGLNVLQTGPTLMVSDLFDFSVYVDARIEDIEQWYINRFLGLRSTAFANPASHFHHYATLTDDQAVFAARDIWHSINRPNLIENILPSRPRATLVLRKDADHSINRLRLRKL
- a CDS encoding DUF885 domain-containing protein, with amino-acid sequence MGASTSFSIVREYLLLGLRFDRVEEGYVDAFTGDPELRRVVAAEPQPDPVELARQAERLLAKLPAGLEPARADFVAAHLRALACAGRKLAGEDVGFVDEVEAYFDVRISKGDPERYRQAHRQLDEALGGDGPLADRMQAYRAGEEIPPERLEECIHAFSSALRDRVRAEYPLPETETITYEVVTDKPWSGFNYYLGDYRSTVAVNADLKQQMSNLPRLVAHESYPGHHTEHCRKEAGLVEGKDQQEQTIFLVNTPQCLMAEGLADLALYAVVGPDWGPWAAEIYADLGLRFDGERAQAVTDATAALADVRQDAALMLHDEHRDVDDVVEFLEQWLLVDDDRARQMLRFLSSPLWRAYTSTYVEGYRLLRGWLDDRPAGVGLTERFARLLDEPLIPSALRTA
- a CDS encoding glycine hydroxymethyltransferase, with the protein product MTADPATTHGAAPGAEYAETASQAYRAALQVIESVEPRIAAATRKELADQRDSLKLIASENYASPAVLLTMGSWLSDKYAEGTIGHRFYAGCQNVDTVESVAAEHARELFGAPYAYVQPHSGIDANLVAFWAILATRVEAPALAEFGVKHVNDLSEPDWEKLRNKLGNQRLLGMSLDAGGHLTHGFRPNISGKMFHQRSYGTDPNTGFLDYGAVAKAAREFKPLIIVAGYSAYPRRVNFATMREIADEVGATLMVDMAHFAGLVAGKVFTGDEDPVPHAHVTTTTTHKSLRGPRGGMVLAQPEYSDAVDKGCPMVLGGPLSHVMAAKAVALAEARQPAFQAYAQRVADNAQALADGFLKRDAGLVTGGTDNHIVLLDVTSFGLTGRQAESALLDAGIVTNRNSVPADPNGAWYTSGIRLGTPALTTRGFGADDFDRVAELIVDVLTNTTPDGTSKAKYKLADGTADRVHAAAAELLSANPLYPGLTL
- a CDS encoding acyl-ACP desaturase; this translates as MAQKPVPNALTVELEPVVQQELRRHIDSEDLWYAHDYVPFDQGENFAFLGGRDWDPSQVTLPKHVTDALEILLITKDNLASFHREFVFSFILEEKWGRWIGRWTAEEHLHAIALRNYLVVTREIDPAANEDVRVAHVMKGYRADTYSQIERLVFMAFSERAHAVYCRNLEAQISEPVLKSLMGRIARDEERHEEFFANLVAHLLSTHRDETVEAIANRAAELHVVGADIDAFADKVQHVAEVGIFGPDSLRKVITDRIAAWGLADEPKLKQFAAA
- a CDS encoding PhoH family protein, coding for MTDSVVRTYVLDTSVLLSDPWATMRFAEHEVVVPLVVISELEAKRHHHELGWFARQALRMFDDLRLEHGRLDQPIPVGAQGGTLHVELNHSDPSVLPAGFRTDTNDARILTCAANLAAEGKKVTLVSKDIPLRVKAGAVGLSADEYHAQDVITSGWTGMDELEVTADDVDALFADGEVDLEAARNLPCHTGIRLLGGTSHALGRVNAEKRVQLVRGDREAFGLRGRSAEQRVALDLLLDESIGIVSLGGKAGTGKSALALCAGLEAVLERRTHRKVVVFRPLYAVGGQDLGYLPGSESEKMGPWAQAVFDTLEGLASPAVLDEVLARGMLEVLPLTHIRGRSLHDSFVIVDEAQSLERNVLLTVLSRLGAGSRVVLTHDVAQRDNLRVGRHDGVAAVIEKLKGHPLFAHITLLRSERSPIAALVTEMLEEISPGALP